One Lysinibacillus sp. OF-1 DNA segment encodes these proteins:
- a CDS encoding flavin reductase family protein, producing MDDRTFRNAMGKFATGVTVITTVIEGEAHGMTANAFMSVSLDPKLVLISIGEKARMLDKINTSGKFAVNILSEEQKELSMHFAGQIKEEREVEFDWVNELPVLKNALANIVCNVHSKQIAGDHTLFIGEVTDIAMSDGSPLAFFEGKYSEISQPISL from the coding sequence ATGGATGATAGAACTTTTAGAAACGCAATGGGTAAATTTGCTACTGGGGTAACAGTAATTACGACAGTGATTGAAGGAGAAGCACACGGTATGACAGCAAACGCATTTATGTCTGTTTCGCTCGACCCTAAATTAGTATTAATATCTATTGGCGAAAAAGCTAGAATGCTGGATAAAATTAATACTTCGGGCAAATTTGCTGTGAATATATTATCAGAGGAACAAAAGGAACTATCCATGCATTTTGCAGGACAAATTAAAGAAGAGCGCGAAGTAGAATTTGACTGGGTTAATGAGCTACCAGTATTAAAAAATGCATTAGCAAATATTGTATGTAATGTTCATAGCAAACAAATTGCGGGAGACCATACACTCTTTATTGGAGAAGTAACCGATATCGCGATGAGCGATGGATCACCACTTGCATTCTTTGAAGGCAAATATAGCGAAATTAGTCAGCCAATAAGCTTATAA
- a CDS encoding MarR family transcriptional regulator: MEKEEIFYELMETLFETSRSISTYESIPRKYGTEDELYMIEAHTLNLIGDKIKTNTTEIAEITHRTKSAVSQMMDKLIKKELAFKYRNPDNYRELTIELTPKGQLVYEYHKKLDKEEFGNYLKDLERFTIEDFQKIITLLNLINERTKSTLHEKA; the protein is encoded by the coding sequence GTGGAGAAAGAAGAAATCTTTTATGAGCTAATGGAGACACTTTTTGAAACATCTCGATCCATTAGTACCTATGAAAGTATCCCGAGAAAGTACGGTACGGAAGATGAACTATATATGATAGAGGCTCACACACTCAATTTAATAGGTGATAAAATCAAAACAAATACTACTGAAATTGCAGAAATCACACACCGTACAAAAAGTGCAGTTTCTCAAATGATGGATAAATTAATAAAAAAAGAATTAGCATTTAAATATAGAAATCCTGACAATTATCGAGAATTAACGATTGAATTGACACCAAAAGGTCAACTGGTATATGAATATCATAAAAAACTCGATAAAGAAGAGTTTGGCAATTACTTAAAGGATTTAGAAAGATTCACCATTGAAGATTTTCAGAAAATCATTACACTTCTTAACCTAATTAATGAGCGAACAAAAAGTACACTTCATGAAAAAGCCTAA
- a CDS encoding sulfite exporter TauE/SafE family protein encodes MVVRLDRISASKYINFAEYLLAEQTLSLYYFTGIVNWGIAIPVSIGSIVGSFLGLKIIPYIQTRWVQIILPIIFLFLIGQVVSDLIK; translated from the coding sequence ATGGTTGTTCGATTAGATCGGATTTCCGCGAGCAAATATATAAACTTTGCTGAATATCTGCTTGCTGAACAGACACTTTCTCTTTATTATTTTACTGGTATTGTTAATTGGGGAATTGCTATTCCTGTTTCAATTGGCTCTATTGTTGGCTCTTTCTTAGGCTTAAAGATTATTCCGTACATCCAAACAAGATGGGTTCAAATTATATTACCAATCATTTTTTTGTTCTTAATTGGTCAGGTCGTTTCGGATTTAATAAAATAA
- a CDS encoding MFS transporter has product MGKEKSTASSRKVLFASLVGSTIEFYDFFLYGTVAALVFNKLFFPSHDPYVSLLLAYASFGVTFFIRPLGGLIFSHMGDKFGRKNTLVVSLLLMGISTVCIGLLPTYSTIGIFAPILLVFLRLLQGIAVGGEWGGAVLLAVENAPKEKRGFYGSFPAMGIPLGMLLGTTAISIVSLLPEEQFLSWGWRLPFLLSAALVITGLWIRRGIEETSAFSEEKQKGNVVKVPLVETLRYHWKAVLISLGAKCVEVGPFYIFTTFFISYATDNIGFSRTTALNIITVATIVTTLCIPIMGKLSDLWGRKRLFMTGAAGIALFSFPYYYLLSTASTFWVYAASIIGLGILWSSIASIIGTMFTEMFSTNVGYTGITLGYQAGSALFGGTAPMIATVLLSTYNNSWIPLAIFIAILSVASFISVTFLRKVQVTEESLIDQSSPQEELVVK; this is encoded by the coding sequence ATGGGAAAAGAAAAATCGACTGCAAGTTCCCGAAAAGTATTATTTGCTAGTTTAGTTGGCAGTACAATTGAATTTTATGATTTCTTTCTTTATGGTACCGTAGCAGCGCTTGTTTTTAATAAATTATTTTTCCCAAGCCATGATCCATACGTAAGTTTGTTACTTGCTTATGCTTCTTTTGGTGTTACGTTTTTTATTCGACCTCTCGGTGGCCTCATTTTTAGTCATATGGGCGATAAATTTGGTAGGAAAAACACCCTTGTCGTTTCACTTCTGTTAATGGGAATTTCAACAGTATGTATAGGTTTGTTACCAACATATAGTACAATCGGAATTTTTGCCCCTATTCTACTTGTGTTCTTAAGACTCCTTCAAGGTATTGCTGTTGGTGGGGAATGGGGAGGAGCTGTTCTCTTAGCTGTTGAAAATGCACCAAAAGAAAAACGAGGGTTCTATGGTAGTTTCCCTGCGATGGGAATCCCTCTTGGCATGTTACTTGGAACAACTGCTATTTCAATTGTAAGTTTACTTCCAGAAGAACAGTTTCTTTCATGGGGCTGGAGACTTCCTTTTCTACTAAGTGCAGCTCTAGTGATTACTGGTTTGTGGATACGTCGTGGCATCGAGGAAACTTCGGCATTTAGTGAAGAAAAACAAAAAGGCAATGTTGTGAAAGTTCCTCTTGTTGAGACTTTACGTTATCATTGGAAAGCTGTTTTAATTTCATTGGGTGCAAAATGTGTGGAAGTGGGTCCATTCTATATTTTCACCACATTTTTTATCTCCTATGCGACAGATAACATTGGTTTCTCGCGGACTACAGCATTAAACATCATTACTGTGGCAACCATTGTGACGACATTGTGTATACCAATCATGGGAAAATTATCTGATTTATGGGGCCGTAAACGTCTTTTCATGACCGGAGCAGCTGGAATTGCGTTATTCTCTTTTCCTTACTATTATTTATTATCAACAGCATCAACATTTTGGGTTTATGCCGCTTCTATTATCGGTTTAGGCATTCTTTGGTCTTCCATTGCAAGTATTATTGGAACAATGTTTACAGAAATGTTTAGTACCAATGTTGGATATACGGGAATTACACTGGGTTATCAAGCAGGGTCAGCATTGTTTGGAGGAACCGCTCCCATGATAGCTACAGTTTTACTAAGTACTTACAATAACTCATGGATTCCACTAGCTATTTTTATTGCGATTCTTTCTGTGGCTTCATTTATCTCTGTAACATTTTTACGCAAAGTGCAAGTCACGGAAGAAAGCCTAATAGATCAATCATCACCTCAGGAAGAGCTGGTTGTTAAATAG
- a CDS encoding amidohydrolase: MTTIEFELNALKAAEEIEGYVINIRRDLHKHPEIGLQEIRTIKVVTEELTKMGIDYEIVPNGGIIGFIHGEQPGKTLILRADLDALPMKENENNLKMKKIVVSSTSQAAHTCGHDGHTAMLLGAAKILVQHKDKVKGKVLLAFEQGEEMGGGIYNLLTRLYELGADGIWGIHLKSDIPTGKISVEPGPRMAASFSFNVLLKGKSGHGSRPDLSVAPLDCFTDFYSNLKAMRINTLDPFKTITYSIGMIHSGSAVNIIPESLQFSGTARYLDDDQGSHAASEFKRILEKVCDLHRCTYEFITEPIESDLFVYNQNDCAHIASLAVEKALGVNTLYSSPAWMGSESFAFYEKYFPGVFAFVGIKNLEKGVGAEHHNDFFDLDEDALKLGVASTVQYTIDFLNNEHQIVFAADKRDVKSLFIDNGFAQLIKQ, encoded by the coding sequence ATGACAACAATCGAGTTTGAACTTAATGCTTTAAAGGCTGCAGAAGAAATCGAAGGCTATGTCATTAATATAAGAAGAGATCTTCACAAGCATCCGGAGATTGGGTTACAGGAAATACGGACTATTAAAGTAGTTACAGAGGAATTAACTAAAATGGGCATTGATTACGAGATCGTCCCGAATGGTGGAATTATTGGATTTATTCATGGGGAACAACCAGGGAAAACATTGATACTTAGAGCTGATTTAGACGCACTTCCGATGAAAGAAAACGAAAATAATTTAAAAATGAAAAAAATAGTCGTTTCTAGTACTAGTCAAGCTGCTCATACTTGTGGTCATGATGGACATACAGCAATGCTTCTAGGGGCAGCGAAGATTTTGGTTCAACATAAAGATAAGGTAAAAGGAAAAGTACTTCTTGCTTTTGAGCAAGGAGAAGAAATGGGCGGAGGCATTTACAATCTTTTAACACGCTTATATGAATTAGGGGCTGACGGCATTTGGGGCATCCATTTAAAATCTGATATTCCAACAGGGAAAATATCTGTTGAACCAGGACCAAGAATGGCTGCTTCCTTTAGTTTTAATGTGCTATTGAAAGGAAAAAGTGGACATGGCTCCAGACCAGATTTATCGGTGGCTCCATTAGATTGCTTTACAGATTTTTACAGCAATTTAAAAGCTATGAGAATAAATACTTTAGATCCTTTTAAAACCATTACCTATTCTATTGGCATGATTCATTCCGGTTCTGCCGTAAATATCATTCCAGAAAGCTTACAATTCTCAGGAACTGCCAGATATTTAGATGATGATCAAGGTTCACATGCTGCAAGCGAATTTAAACGAATCCTAGAAAAAGTTTGCGACCTACATCGTTGCACATATGAATTTATTACAGAGCCCATTGAATCGGATTTATTTGTTTACAACCAAAACGATTGCGCACACATAGCATCACTTGCTGTAGAAAAGGCATTAGGTGTAAATACGTTATATTCTTCACCAGCATGGATGGGCTCAGAATCCTTTGCGTTTTATGAAAAATACTTTCCAGGTGTATTTGCCTTCGTTGGAATAAAAAATCTTGAAAAAGGGGTTGGGGCAGAGCATCATAATGATTTCTTCGATCTAGATGAAGATGCTCTCAAGCTAGGTGTAGCTTCCACTGTACAATACACCATTGATTTTCTAAATAATGAACATCAAATCGTATTTGCGGCTGACAAAAGGGATGTCAAAAGCTTGTTTATTGATAATGGATTTGCCCAATTAATAAAACAATAG
- the hemL gene encoding glutamate-1-semialdehyde 2,1-aminomutase, translating to MNTMKSIEAFEIAKKLMPGGVNSPVRAFQSVGMEPIFISHGKGSKIYDIDGNSYIDYVLSWGPLIHGHADKEVLGALLEAIHSGTSFGLPTLQENKLAELITTRIPSIEKIRMVNSGTEATMSAIRLARGFTGKNMIVKFDGNYHGHSDYLLVKAGSGIATLGLPDSLGVPLEITKNTISIPYNNIEVLKKIFDKYGSQIAAVIVEPFAGNMGGIPANPEFLQAIRSFTTKYGGLFILDEVMTGFRIDYHSAQGLYNIKPDLTCLGKIIGGGMPVGAYGGRKEIMNQIAPEGNIYQAGTLSGNPIAMVAGYTTINKLNLDSYEYIERLSNRLIQGLSKVAHNYNIPLKTTKAGTMIGYAFIDHPLQDFDDAQKIDSEMFCRFYREMLKQGILLPPSQYESIFISTAHSIHDIDRTIHAAEVAFKRIIAFV from the coding sequence ATAAATACGATGAAATCAATAGAAGCCTTTGAAATAGCAAAAAAGCTTATGCCTGGTGGCGTAAACAGCCCAGTAAGAGCATTTCAATCAGTTGGGATGGAGCCCATTTTTATTAGCCATGGGAAAGGCTCGAAAATCTATGATATTGATGGCAATAGCTATATAGATTATGTTCTTTCCTGGGGACCATTAATTCATGGACATGCAGATAAGGAGGTTTTAGGTGCACTTCTTGAAGCCATTCATAGTGGGACAAGTTTTGGATTGCCAACTTTACAAGAAAATAAGCTAGCTGAATTAATAACTACTCGTATTCCTTCCATAGAGAAGATTCGAATGGTTAACTCAGGTACAGAAGCGACAATGAGCGCCATTAGACTAGCTAGAGGCTTTACTGGCAAAAACATGATTGTGAAATTTGATGGAAACTATCATGGACACAGTGATTATCTATTAGTAAAGGCAGGTTCAGGAATTGCTACATTAGGCCTCCCTGATAGTCTAGGTGTACCTTTAGAAATAACTAAAAATACAATATCCATTCCCTATAACAATATCGAAGTCTTGAAGAAAATATTTGATAAATATGGCTCACAAATTGCAGCCGTTATAGTAGAACCATTTGCAGGCAATATGGGAGGAATACCAGCTAATCCTGAATTTCTTCAAGCGATACGCTCTTTCACTACAAAATATGGTGGGCTATTTATACTTGATGAGGTCATGACTGGCTTTCGGATAGATTATCATTCTGCTCAGGGGCTTTATAACATAAAACCAGACTTAACTTGTTTAGGTAAGATCATTGGTGGGGGGATGCCTGTTGGCGCATATGGTGGAAGAAAAGAGATTATGAATCAAATCGCTCCTGAAGGGAATATTTATCAGGCTGGAACCTTATCAGGTAATCCAATAGCGATGGTAGCGGGGTATACGACAATAAATAAATTAAATCTTGACAGTTACGAGTATATAGAAAGGTTATCTAATAGGCTTATTCAAGGCTTATCCAAAGTAGCTCATAACTATAATATTCCCCTTAAAACAACAAAAGCTGGGACAATGATTGGATACGCATTCATCGATCATCCTTTACAAGATTTTGATGATGCTCAAAAAATAGATTCCGAGATGTTTTGTCGTTTTTATAGGGAAATGCTTAAACAGGGTATACTTTTACCTCCGTCTCAATATGAAAGCATATTTATATCGACTGCACATTCCATACATGATATTGATAGAACGATTCATGCTGCAGAAGTAGCATTTAAAAGAATAATAGCATTTGTTTAG
- the pdxR gene encoding MocR-like pyridoxine biosynthesis transcription factor PdxR encodes MLKVNRDDKNPIWQQLLDQAIHHITTGKWPPGELLPPSRELALLVGVSRSTIQIVYEELFSRGYTVTNWRGGTRVSEWGYKKNSSEEVILQGPSTPVLPLLNSAVDELNSWFRGKANQNVAIDFCPHEPYLDEHFRKKWRQSFLQASAETDLTNWGYGDAYGFTPLREQIQRYLTFERGVHVDIDQIILTSGAQHSIDLIAQALLKEGETVSVEDPGFPAAWMTMKYRRMNVIAVPVDEYGIQVDSIHPQTKLVFVTPSHQCAVGVIMSEPRRQQLLQKSVKDQFWIVEDDYDGEFRYRGGPLPTLFSQQPQNTLYMMSFSKMVAPGIRISAVIGPKDAIRQLAQVQQLTYRHLPIMEQLTLAHFIEHGHFMRHMRRARNVYRRRHEAMTKAIIASGLAERFKLSGIETGLHMLLEAEESFDEEAMTNLALEKGIRVYPLSKYCLENNRKGWVLGFAKMDELAIEEGIFRLAKILLQET; translated from the coding sequence ATGTTAAAAGTTAACCGAGACGATAAAAATCCTATATGGCAGCAGTTACTTGACCAAGCTATTCATCATATTACAACAGGAAAATGGCCACCAGGGGAGTTGCTTCCTCCATCCCGAGAACTCGCCTTATTAGTAGGTGTTTCACGCTCAACTATACAAATTGTTTATGAGGAATTATTTAGTCGTGGATATACCGTGACAAATTGGCGTGGTGGAACAAGGGTAAGTGAATGGGGATATAAAAAGAACTCGTCAGAAGAGGTCATTCTTCAGGGACCATCTACGCCAGTATTACCTTTATTAAACTCGGCAGTTGATGAGTTAAACAGTTGGTTTAGAGGTAAAGCAAATCAAAACGTTGCAATCGATTTTTGCCCCCATGAGCCGTATTTGGACGAGCATTTCCGAAAAAAATGGAGACAATCTTTTTTACAGGCTTCAGCAGAAACAGACCTGACCAATTGGGGTTATGGCGATGCCTACGGTTTTACACCGCTACGTGAACAGATTCAACGTTACCTGACATTTGAAAGAGGTGTACATGTAGATATTGACCAAATCATCTTAACCTCTGGCGCACAGCATAGCATCGATCTGATTGCCCAAGCTCTTTTAAAGGAAGGAGAAACAGTTTCTGTTGAAGATCCTGGATTTCCTGCTGCCTGGATGACCATGAAATATCGGCGCATGAATGTTATTGCTGTGCCTGTTGACGAGTACGGAATACAAGTGGATTCTATTCATCCACAAACCAAGCTCGTTTTTGTTACACCTTCTCACCAATGTGCAGTTGGTGTCATTATGTCTGAGCCACGCCGACAACAATTGCTGCAAAAATCTGTGAAAGATCAATTTTGGATTGTAGAAGATGATTATGATGGTGAATTTAGGTATCGGGGTGGCCCGCTTCCTACCTTGTTTAGCCAACAACCCCAAAACACATTATATATGATGAGTTTTTCTAAAATGGTTGCTCCTGGCATACGAATTTCGGCTGTCATTGGTCCAAAAGATGCCATTCGCCAACTTGCGCAAGTACAACAATTAACTTATCGACATCTCCCAATTATGGAGCAATTAACACTTGCTCATTTTATTGAGCACGGTCATTTTATGCGTCACATGAGGAGAGCAAGAAATGTCTATCGACGTAGACATGAAGCTATGACGAAGGCAATCATAGCGTCAGGACTAGCGGAACGTTTCAAGCTAAGTGGCATTGAAACGGGCTTGCATATGCTTCTTGAAGCGGAAGAATCGTTTGATGAAGAAGCAATGACGAACCTAGCACTCGAAAAGGGGATACGTGTTTATCCACTTAGTAAGTATTGTTTAGAAAATAATCGAAAAGGATGGGTACTCGGATTTGCTAAAATGGATGAGTTAGCAATTGAGGAAGGTATTTTTCGTCTTGCAAAGATCCTCTTGCAAGAAACGTAA
- a CDS encoding pyridoxamine 5'-phosphate oxidase family protein, with product MVKVRYKVREVLDKNKIDTFLQQARIGHLGMVDGHLPYVIPLNFVWTNGVLYFHGATGGRRNQVMEENPEVCFTVCEEYGTITNPVPAKTDTAYMSVMVFGKAQPIVDLNEATHMLQEMINKYVPGYYNRPLSQQHVDKYRSAVFGGPVQVYRIVPQHITAKENPIALGEMFNIEKIPHT from the coding sequence ATGGTTAAGGTACGTTACAAAGTAAGAGAAGTGTTGGACAAGAACAAAATAGATACATTTTTGCAGCAAGCTCGCATTGGGCATCTAGGTATGGTTGACGGTCATTTGCCATATGTTATCCCACTTAATTTTGTGTGGACAAATGGGGTGCTTTATTTCCATGGAGCCACTGGTGGGAGACGAAATCAAGTGATGGAAGAGAATCCAGAGGTCTGCTTTACAGTTTGCGAAGAATATGGAACGATTACTAATCCAGTACCCGCTAAAACGGACACCGCTTATATGAGTGTCATGGTTTTTGGTAAGGCTCAACCTATCGTCGATCTAAATGAAGCGACACATATGTTGCAAGAAATGATAAATAAATATGTACCTGGTTACTATAATCGTCCCTTATCCCAGCAACATGTGGACAAATATCGATCAGCTGTTTTCGGAGGGCCGGTTCAAGTTTACCGAATTGTTCCGCAACATATTACCGCGAAAGAAAATCCAATTGCACTAGGGGAAATGTTCAATATTGAAAAAATCCCACATACATAG
- a CDS encoding FAD synthetase family protein codes for METIHLTHPMKEHFEIQEPHVMALGFFDGVHLGHQFLLQQAKKIAHKKNCKLSVMTFDPHPSEIIKCETDRKYLTPLSSKLEEMSHFDVDKVFVMEFTMLFASLPASEFINQYITNLHATHIVVGFDFTFGYKAQGNVDYLRKARKYNLFDVTVISKRITNDHKISSTLIRELIREGDVQLVPYYLGKHYEIKGLINFPKDLTIQQKLNRIEFQIQGKYVLPKRGLYKVEIANRDYAIQGFLKYSGSPKNRFELSSNKLERLKEVNQQEITVKFLDRVAYMDKVPIKN; via the coding sequence GTGGAAACCATACATTTAACACATCCAATGAAAGAGCATTTTGAAATTCAAGAACCTCATGTGATGGCTTTAGGTTTTTTCGATGGTGTCCATTTAGGTCATCAATTTTTATTACAGCAAGCAAAGAAAATCGCTCATAAAAAAAATTGTAAATTATCAGTAATGACTTTTGATCCTCATCCTAGTGAGATTATCAAATGTGAAACCGATAGAAAATATTTAACCCCATTGTCTTCTAAACTAGAAGAGATGTCTCATTTCGATGTTGATAAAGTTTTTGTAATGGAATTCACAATGCTTTTCGCTTCACTTCCTGCAAGTGAATTTATTAATCAATATATAACGAATCTACATGCTACACATATTGTCGTAGGTTTTGACTTTACCTTTGGTTACAAAGCTCAAGGGAATGTAGATTATTTACGAAAGGCCCGTAAATACAATCTCTTTGATGTTACTGTGATCTCAAAAAGAATCACGAACGATCACAAGATAAGCTCAACGTTAATTCGAGAATTAATACGTGAAGGTGATGTTCAATTAGTTCCATATTACTTGGGAAAACATTATGAAATAAAAGGATTGATCAATTTTCCGAAAGATTTGACTATACAACAGAAATTAAATCGTATAGAGTTTCAAATTCAGGGGAAGTATGTTTTGCCGAAAAGAGGCTTATATAAAGTAGAAATCGCTAATAGAGATTATGCTATTCAAGGTTTTTTAAAATATTCTGGCTCTCCTAAAAACAGATTTGAACTGAGCAGTAATAAACTAGAAAGGTTGAAAGAAGTCAATCAACAAGAAATCACTGTTAAATTTTTAGATAGAGTAGCTTACATGGATAAGGTTCCTATTAAGAATTAA
- a CDS encoding DUF2848 family protein, translating to MNIFVSGKSIEATPKRLLIAGYTGKDQASVKKHIDELREIGVPAPPQVPMIYDVSTNLITTSQSISVVQESSSGEAEVIIMNVKGIWYVGLGSDHTDRELEKLSIQKSKQVCGKPISTQFWLLDDIESRWDDIEMRSWMIVDGIKQEYQAGTLGEFLQPKDLLKIIEERGYYCEDMMVFCGTLPIITGEFIYGNGFSAELYDRLADRKIKLHYKVHILADAEVV from the coding sequence ATGAATATTTTCGTTTCGGGAAAGAGCATTGAAGCTACCCCTAAACGCCTACTTATTGCCGGCTATACGGGTAAAGATCAGGCATCTGTAAAAAAACATATTGATGAATTAAGAGAGATTGGCGTACCAGCTCCACCTCAGGTTCCGATGATTTACGATGTTTCAACAAATCTTATTACGACAAGTCAATCTATTTCAGTTGTCCAAGAAAGTAGTAGTGGGGAAGCAGAAGTAATTATTATGAATGTTAAAGGGATATGGTATGTAGGACTTGGAAGTGATCACACAGATCGTGAACTTGAAAAACTGTCCATTCAAAAATCCAAACAAGTTTGCGGCAAGCCAATTTCAACACAATTTTGGTTACTAGATGATATAGAAAGCCGCTGGGATGACATTGAAATGAGAAGTTGGATGATTGTTGATGGAATTAAACAAGAGTATCAGGCTGGAACACTCGGAGAATTTTTGCAGCCTAAAGATTTACTTAAAATTATAGAAGAACGTGGTTATTATTGTGAGGATATGATGGTGTTTTGTGGAACTTTACCAATTATAACTGGAGAATTTATTTACGGCAACGGTTTTTCAGCAGAATTATATGATCGTTTAGCAGACCGAAAAATCAAATTACATTATAAGGTTCATATTTTAGCAGATGCGGAGGTAGTGTGA
- a CDS encoding DUF3311 domain-containing protein, translating to MTRKRLCYLLSFIAYFGMPLGVPFIKSTEPYILGLPLLLFWMVLWILLGTGIMLLVHRLNPDVKAEVE from the coding sequence ATGACTCGAAAAAGACTTTGTTATTTACTATCATTCATTGCATACTTTGGAATGCCTTTGGGAGTTCCCTTTATTAAAAGTACCGAACCTTATATCTTGGGACTTCCGCTTTTGTTATTTTGGATGGTTCTTTGGATTTTATTAGGGACAGGTATCATGCTTTTAGTACATCGCTTAAATCCAGACGTAAAAGCAGAGGTGGAGTAA
- a CDS encoding MalY/PatB family protein, producing MIYDFDEMISRRRTYSLKWDGEELIKDIGYTERYDYETIPLFTADMDLPVMQPLIDALHQTVDHRIFGYSIFPNEYFESIQHWFKKRHDWVIKREEIVYSPGTVHALNIAVQAFTKPGEGIIIQRPVYPPFTTAIERNGRIVQNNAMKCESDGSFSIDFVDFEEKAKDKNTTMFILCNPHNPTGNIFTNKELKRLSKICEEHNVIIVADEIHGDLIRKNKRFTPICKVVENTDHIVTCTAINKTFNVAGLHCTNVIISNPERRKTFNDIMGMQLPSPFTIAALIAVYNEGDEWLEQITQYIDGTMEFVKSFLAENMPTVKVRIPDGTYVMWMDFNGYGLSDREIHHRIYNKANVLLEDGWMFGKEGEGFQRICVPSPRPLIKQALERIAVEFQDLE from the coding sequence ATGATATATGATTTTGATGAAATGATTAGTCGACGTCGTACTTATTCGTTAAAGTGGGACGGGGAAGAATTAATTAAAGACATCGGTTATACAGAAAGATATGATTATGAAACAATTCCATTATTTACAGCTGATATGGATTTACCCGTCATGCAGCCTTTGATAGATGCACTTCATCAAACGGTTGATCATCGAATCTTTGGGTATTCTATTTTTCCGAATGAGTACTTTGAATCCATTCAGCATTGGTTTAAAAAAAGGCATGATTGGGTGATCAAAAGAGAGGAAATCGTATATAGTCCTGGAACGGTTCATGCTTTGAATATAGCTGTACAAGCATTTACTAAGCCTGGAGAAGGAATCATTATACAACGGCCAGTTTATCCACCGTTCACTACTGCGATAGAGCGTAATGGTAGAATTGTTCAAAATAACGCAATGAAATGTGAATCAGATGGATCTTTTTCAATTGATTTCGTAGATTTTGAAGAGAAAGCAAAGGATAAAAACACAACCATGTTTATTCTTTGTAATCCACATAATCCAACTGGAAATATATTCACCAATAAAGAATTGAAAAGGCTTTCAAAAATTTGCGAGGAACATAATGTAATCATTGTGGCAGATGAAATCCACGGTGACTTAATTAGGAAAAATAAAAGATTTACACCAATCTGTAAGGTTGTAGAAAATACTGATCATATTGTCACTTGTACAGCCATTAACAAAACATTTAATGTTGCGGGTCTTCATTGTACAAATGTCATCATTTCCAACCCCGAACGCAGAAAAACCTTTAATGACATAATGGGGATGCAGTTACCGTCACCGTTTACCATTGCAGCTCTTATAGCCGTCTATAACGAGGGAGATGAATGGTTGGAACAAATTACGCAATATATTGACGGCACAATGGAGTTTGTAAAAAGCTTTTTAGCTGAAAACATGCCTACAGTTAAAGTAAGAATTCCAGACGGCACATATGTGATGTGGATGGACTTTAATGGATATGGTCTTTCCGATCGAGAGATTCATCATCGTATCTATAATAAAGCGAATGTTCTTCTAGAAGATGGATGGATGTTCGGAAAAGAAGGGGAAGGTTTTCAAAGAATTTGTGTCCCTTCGCCAAGACCACTTATAAAGCAAGCACTTGAACGGATTGCTGTTGAATTTCAGGATTTGGAATAG